GAACCGGTTGCCATTACTGGCAAGGTTCGGTACGATTCGGATGATCCGGCCATCTGGGTCAACCGGGCCGACCCCTCGAAAAGCCTCGTTCTCGGCACTGACAAACATGAGGATGGTGCTCTGTACGTGTTCGATCTTGCGGGCAGGGTCATCGAAGAGAAGTGCGTTCGCGGGCTGGTTCGTCCGAACAATGTCGATGTTGAGTATGGCCTCATGTTGCAGGGCAAGCCGGTCGATATTGCCGCCGTTACCGAGCGGGGGCGGCGTATGGTTCGCCTCTACCGTTTGCCCGACATGACGCCGCTCGATAACGGCGGCATCCGGGTTTTCGACGGCGAGGCGCTCGATGAGCCGATGGGCATCGCCCTCTACAAGCGCAGCCGCGACGGGAATATCTACCTGATCGTCAGCAGGAAAGAGGGGCCGAAAAAAGGGGTACCTTTGGGAATACCTGCTGCGCGATGACGGCGCGGGCAGGGTGATGGCGACAAAGGTTCGCGCTTTCGGCGCATGGAGGGGCGTGAAAGAGATCGAGGCGGTCGCAGTCGATGACGGTAACGCTACGGTCTATTACTCCGATGAACGGTTCGGCATCAGGAAATACTCTGCCGATCCCGCCGCCGTCGATGCAGGCAAGGAGCTTGCTGTGTTCGGGCAGTCGGGATTCGCCGCCGACCGTGAAGGCATTGCCGTGACCCGGAATGCCGAAGGCGGCACGCTGGTGCTGGTTTCCGACCAGAGCGGCGGTGCGCTCAGAATCTACAGCTCGACGAAAGTGGACGAAAATCGCTATCGTTTCATCACCTCGGTGCCATATCGTGCAACGGAAACCGACGGCCTCGACCTCTCGACGGAAATCCGGACGCCGGAGTTTCCCGAAGGAGTGCTCGTCGCCATGTCGGACGACCGCACCTTCCAGTTTTACTCGCTCGGCGAAGTGCTGAAGCGGCTCGGGGAAAGAGTTGACGGGGAGTGATGCCCGGCAGCCGGGAGTTTTTGCAGGGGTGGATGGATCGCTTTGCCAGGTGGGTGAGGCTGAACGCCAATCCGCGCAACGCCTGAACGTCACGGCTTTTTCTCCGCCAGCAAATCGTTCAGGTTGTTTCTGATTGTTATTGTCGTTGGATGCTTTGGGCCGAGAGACTTTTCCAGAATCGCGAGAGCGCGTCGGAAGAGCGGTTCAGCGTCGTCATACTTGCCCTGTGCGTAGAGCAGATTCGCCAGATTGTTCAGGCGCGTGGCAACGTTGGGATGATTGGGGCCGAGGGTTTTTTCGCCGATAGCGAGAGCGCGTCGGTAAAGCGGTTCAGCGTCGGCGTAGTTGCCCTGAGCTTTGAGTAAAAGCGCCAGATTGTTTAGCCATGTGGCAACGTCGGGATGATTGGGGCCGAGCGTCTTTTCGCCGATATCGATGGCGCGTCGGTAGAGCGGTTCGGCGTCGCGGTAGTTGCCCTGAGCATAGAGTAACAACGCCAGATTGTTCCGGCTGGCAGCAACATCGGGATGATTGGGGCCAAGAGTCTTTTCACCGATAGTGAGAGCGCGTCGGAAGAGCGGTTCGGCTTCGTCGTATCGGCCCATTTTCCAGAGTATCGTTGCATGGGCATCGAGATAGAACGGGTTCTCATCTTCGATGGCGGCGGCTTTTTTGTAGTAGCGTTCGGCTTCGGGGTAGTTGATTTGGAGTTCGTAGGTCTGGCCTTGCAGATAATGCACCTTTGCAAGGTCTTGCTGCAAATCGTTGTGCTTGTCACGGAACTCGGCCAGCAGGCGATTGACCTCGTCGTAATTGAAGTTGTCTCTGGCGGCTTCGATTTTTGGAATCAGCGCTTTCAGTTCAGCGCCGACGGAGCCTTGCTGAAACAGTTTTTGCGCGTCGGCATCCGCCTGCACAACCTTGTCGAGGAAGTTTGAGAGGTCTTCCCAGAATTTCGCCCGGCTGTAAGCATCGAGCTGCTCGACATCCTTGCCACCATGCGCGGCGCGAACCAGTTTCCTGAACGCGGGATTCTCTTTGGTCGCCTCCCAGTCATGTTGCAGGATGATCGATCTGTACTCGGTCAGTTGCGTGGGATTCAGGCCTTGATAAAGATTGCCCCCAGAGACGATAATTCCGGTGTTGTGGTCAGGGTTGATGGTAATGCCTTGCTGTTTCTTCTTATCGCCCAGCCAGCCGAACATGCCGGTTACGATTGCGCCGATGATCGTCAAAACGCCACCGATAATCGCTACTGTGACCTCTGTTGTCATCGTTACGCGGGATGGGGGTGAAACTGCGAAATTGTATGCCGCAAGATAATGCGGAAATACTGCGCGGACAACAGGTTGGGGGAGATTGCGGAGGTTTGTAGGCGCGGCTCTTGTGGCTACCCTATCTTTGCGTTTTTGGCTGGGTGGGGGGCAAAAAGAAGAGATCAGCCACATCGGGCTGATCCTGCTGATCTTGCTGGGGAGATTCTGCTGGGCCTGGTTGCAAGTGCTCTCTCGATTTCCTACGGCACGATATACAGATGATCGTAGTGAATGACCGGCTTGTGGCCTTTCTGACCTGCCGTCGCGCGGGCTTTTTCGGCGGTGCAGGAGGCCATGCCGTAGCCAATGACGGTGCCGTCTTCCGAGCAGATGCGGATGACGTCGCCGCGCTTGAACGAGCCTTCGACGCCGGTGATGCCGACGGGCAAGAGGCTCGTGGCTCGCTCGTCGGAGGTGAGGGCGTCCTTTGCGCCCTGGTTGATGATGACGGCGCCTTTTTCGAGTCCTTCGCTGAGCGCGATCCAGCGCTTTCGGCTCTGCTTCGGCTTCTGGGCGATAAACTTCGTGCCGGTTCTGCCGCCGTGCGCGATGGTCTGCAAAATGCCGGGGGTGGTGCCGTTGGCGATGTGCACGGTAATGCCGAGGCGAGAGAGTTTGTGCGCGATGGTGCACTTGGTGAGCATTCCGCCGCGTCCGAACTCCGATTTGCCGGGGCGGATGTACTGGCTGAAGTTCTTCGAGCCGGGGTCGATCTCCTCGATCACCGGGTTGCCCTCAGTCAGCGTGTCGAACAGGCCATCGACGTTCGAGAGAATGATGTGCGCGTCAACCTGCAACATCGAGGCGATGAGGCCGGAGAGCTCGTCGTTGTCGGTGAACATCAGCTCCGTCACCGCCACGGCGTCGTTCTCGTTGACGATGGGCACGATCTTCTGCGCGAGCAGCGCCTCGAAACAGGTGCGCATGTTGAGGTAGTGCTGCCGGTCGCGGAAGTCTCCTTTGGTGACGAGTAGCTGCGCGCCGGTCATGCCATGCTTTTCGAAGCGGTCGTTGTAGGCGTTGATGAGCCGGATCTGCCCGGTGGCGGCGAGCACTTGGCGTGTCTCGACCGGCGTCAGGTTGCCGGTGAGCGACACGATGCCGCGCCCTGCACCGACCGCGCCGGAAGTGACGAGAATGACTTCGACGCCGCCCTGCATGAGCGAGGCGATCTGCGCGGTCAGGCTGTCGAGAATCGCCGGATCGAGCTTGCCGTCGCGGCCCGTGATGACGTTGGTGCCGACCTTGACGACGATGCGCCGGTAAACCGGATGTTGTTGACTCATGCCTGTTCGCCTTACTTCATGTGTTCCTGACTGAAATGCAACCCTGCAATGCCCGCGATGATCAGGATCAGGGAGATCACCTTGAGCGCGTTTATCCCTTCGCCGAACCAGAGCACGCCGATTGCCGTGATGAGCGCCGTGCCGAGCGCCGACCAGATGGCGTAGGACATGCCGACCGGCAGCGTCCTGAGCGCCAGCGTGAGGAAGGTAAGACTCAGACCGTAAAAAACGAAAATCAAAACCGATGGCAGCGGTTTCGAAAAGCCCGCCGAGAGCTTCATGCTGGTGGTGCCGGAGACTTCGGTGACGATGGCGAGGATCAGGTAGAGCCAGGGCATGGATTCGGGGATTTCAGGCTTTCTCTTGACGCTTGTTTTTGACCCGCTGGGCACAGGCCTCCCTGTCGAGGCATTCGCCGAAGAGCTGCATGCTGAAACTGCCGAGCGAGTAGCCGTTTTCGGCGCAGAGCGTTTCCATCATGCCAGGCAGCTCGCTGCTCGTGGCTTCCGAAACCTGGCCGCATTTCAGGCAGATGATGTGCAGGTGGTTGGCCACGCCCCACGACTTTTCGTAGTGGGTGTGCTTGTGGCCGAGGTCGATCTTGGTGACAAGGTTGTACCTGAAGAGCAGGTCGAGGGTATGGTACACGGTGGCGCGTGAAATGGCGACCCCCTTTTCACGCAGCCGCACGAACAGCTCGTCGGCGTCGAGATGGGTGTTGGAACGGTAAATTTCCCTGAGCACGCTCAGGCGCTCCTGGGTGCAGCGGAGCCGCTCCTCTTTCATGAATGTTTTGAAGAGGCTTTCGACCTTTGCCGTTGTATCGCCGCTTTTTTTGCTCACCGTATTTCTGTCGCTCTTGCGATTGGCTGTTGTTTGCGTTCCTTTGCTGCAATGTACCGTTTTTTCCCTGAAATCCCTGTCGATGCTGACCGGACGAGGTTCAGTCAATCCGTACAAAAAAGGGTTGAAAATCGTACATTGGACTTTTTTAAAGCCTGCCGACGGGGCAACTATCAGGAGTTCCAAAGGGTTTCTTGAATGTGGACTGCTTTTGTCCGCATCCGTTTCGGCAGGGCTGGCGCTTCAGGCCGTCAGCGCAATTCAGGAGACAGAAGTTCAATGATATTACCGATCAATACGTATAGCGATCCGGTGCTCGCTTTGAAGGCCAAGCCTTTGAAAGGAGTCGATCCGGCAATCGAGGAGCTGATCGCCGAGATGTTCGACACCATGTACAAAGCACCGGGCATTGGCCTTGCCGCGCCGCAGGTGGGCCATTCGTTGCGCCTGGTCGTGGTGGATATTTCCACGATCAGGGAGTATGCCGATTTCAAGCCGATGGTGGTGATCAATCCGCGCCTCGTTGCCGTTCGTGGCCGCAACTCGATGGAAGAGGGGTGCCTCAGCGTGCCCGGCGTCGCCGGTGACGTCGTTCGTCCCGCAGCCATCACGCTGCGTTACCGTGACGAAAAGTTCGAGGAGCATACCGAAGATTTCAGCGGCATGATGGCCCGCGTGCTTCAGCACGAGATCGACCATCTCGACGGCACGCTTTTCGTTGACCGCATGGATAAGCGTGATCGCCGCAAAATCCAGAAGGAGCTTGACGCCATTGCCGAAGGACGGGTGAAGGCCGACTATCCTCTGGCCCGTGACGCCAGCCGCGTCGAAGCGGAGGCCTGACCGGTGGGGTTGAGAGTTGTCTTCATGGGCACGCCCGATTTCGCCGTTCCGTCGCTCCGTCGAATCGCCGCCATGACGCCGCGCTTCGAAACGGTGCTGGTCGTCACCGGCTGCGACAAGCCGCGCCGCAGCAAGAGCTCGCCGCCCGAGCCGACGCCGGTCAAACAGGTGGCGCTCGAACTCGGCCTGCCCGTTCTGGAGGCCGACGATGTCCGCAGCCACGACTTTGCCGCGAAGATCGCCGACGCCCTGCCTGACATCATCGTTGTTGCCGCGTTCCGCATCCTGCCGCCCGAGGTGTTCGAGCTGCCGCCGCTTGGCGCGTTCAACCTGCACGGCTCGTTGCTTCCGGCCTATCGCGGCGCGGCGCCGGTCAACTGGTCGATCATCGAGGGCGACGCCGAGACCGGCGTGACCACCTTTTTCCTTCAGCGCTCGGTCGATACCGGCAACATCATCACGATGGATCGCACGCCGATCGGGCCGGACGAGAACGCCTCGGAGCTGCTCGTCCGCCTCTCGGTGATCGGTGCGGGCACCGTGGAGCGCACGCTCGCGATGATCGCAGACGGCGCGGTGAGGCCTGAAAAACAGGATGAATCACTCGCCAGCAGAGCGCCGAAGCTGACCCGCGAGAACACCCGCATCGACTGGCGCCAGCCCGTCCAGCGCCTGCACGACTTCATCCGCGGCCTCGCCCTGAAGCCGACCGCCTGGACGACCTTCGGCGGCAAGAGCCTGAAAATCTACAAGGCCAGGCCCTTCGTCAGCGAGATGTCGCCCGACGAGCCGGGCACGCTCCGCATCGCGGAGGGGCGGTTGCTTGCTGCCGGTTCAGACGGCTGGCTCGAACTGCTCAGCGTGCAGGCCGAGGGCAAAAAAGCGATGGATGGCGAATCGTTCGCTCGCGGACTCCGCGCCGGTGATGAGACGCTTCGCTTTTTATGAACGCTGCCGGGCGGTACGTCACAATTTTCTTCTTATATTCAATGTTTTTATTATTCTACGCCCGCCGCCATTGCTGCGGAGCGGTTGTGTAACCATTATTATTCGTTAGAACAGATACTTATGCCTCCGACAGGAACAGAAGTCGGCATGATCAGAAATTTCTGCATTATCGCCCATATCGACCACGGCAAATCGACTCTTGCCGACCGGCTTCTCGAAGTTACCCATACCCTCGAACGTAACCAGATGTCCACCGCGCAGGTGCTCGACGACATGGATCTCGAACGCGAGCGCGGCATCACCATCAAGAGCCACGCGGTGCAGATGCGCTACCAGGCGAAGGATGGACAGGACTTTATCCTCAATCTCATCGACACGCCCGGCCACGTTGACTTCAGCTACGAGGTCTCGCGGTCGCTGGCCGCGTGCGAAGGCGCGCTGCTCGTTGTCGATGCCACCCAGGGCGTCGAGGCGCAGACCATCGCCAACCTCTACCTCGCCATCGAGGCCGGTCTCGAAATCATTCCGGTCATCAACAAGATCGACCTGCCATCATCGAATGTCGAGGGTGTGGCACAGCAGATCATCGACCTCATCGGTGTCAAGCGCGAGGAGATTCTCCAGGTGTCGGCCAAGGCTGGCATCGGCGTGGATGACCTCATGGAGGCGATCGTGGCTCGCGTGCCCGCTCCGGCGGACAATCGCCAGCTGCCGCTCCGCGCGCTCATCTTCGACTCGGTCTTCGACGCCTATCGCGGCGCTATCGCCTACGTCAGGATCGTCGATGGCGTGCTCAAAAAAGGCGACCGGGTGCGCTTTTTCGCCAACGACAAGATTTTCATCGCCGACGAAATTGGCACCATGAGCCTGAAGCGCAATCCCGCGGACACGCTCGAAGCGGGCAACGTGGGTTACCTGATCTGCTCGATCAAGGATGTGAAGGACGCCAAGGTGGGCGACACGGTCACGCTGCTCGACAATCCCGCCTCGGAGCGCCTTGCCGGCTACAAGGATGTGAAGCCGATGGTCTTCAGCGGCCTCTACCCGGTCGAGTCGAACGAGTTCGAGAACCTGCGCGAATCGCTCGAAAAGCTCTCGCTCAACGACGCCTCGCTGGTCTACACGCCGGAAACCTCTGCGGCGCTTGGCTTTGGCTTCCGTTGCGGCTTCCTCGGCCTGCTCCACATGGAGATCATCCAGGAGCGGCTGGAGCGCGAGTACAACGTCAACATCATCACCACGGTGCCGAACGTCGAGTACCGCGTGATCATGACCAGCGGCGAGACGGTCGAGGTGGACAACCCCTCGAAGATGCCCGACACGACCAAAATCAACTGGGTCGAGGAGCCATACGTTTCGATGCAGATCATCACCATGTCGGACTACATCGGCAACATCATGAAGCTTGGCATGGAGCGGCGCGGCGAGTACAAGAACACCGACTACCTCGACACGTCGAGGGTGAACATCCATTTCGAGTTCCCGCTCGGCGAGGTGGTGTTCGACTTCCACGACAAGCTCAAGTCGATCTCCAAGGGGTACGCCTCGATGGACTACGAGTATATCGGCTACCGCCGTTCCGATCTTGTGAAGCTCGACGTGCTGCTCAACGGCGAGACGGTCGATGCGCTTTCGTCCATCGTGCACCGTTCGAAAGCGTACGACTGGGGCCGCAAGCTCTGCCAGAAGCTCAAGGGTATCATTCCTCGCCAGATGTACGAAGTGGCGATCCAGGCGGCCATCGGCAGCCGGGTGATCGCTCGCGAGTCCATATCAGCCATGCGCAAGAACGTGCTCGCCAAGTGCTACGGCGGCGACATCAGCCGCAAGCGCAAGCTGCTCGAAAAGCAGAAAGAGGGCAAGAAGCGCATGAAGCAGGTTGGCCGCGTCGAGGTGCCGCAGGAGGCGTTCCTCGCCGTTCTGAACATCGACGAATAACGAGTTACAGGCCACAAAATCAGTTGGGTTGCGCTGGAAACCGTGCCGCATGACGTCTCAGAAATCGTGTGGTCTGGCAATTCCGGCAATGCCTGCAAAAAAAGTGAAGCGTGAAAAAACAGAACACGGCCCACAAAGGAAAAAACGACAAGACGCAGTCGCGTGAATGGTTCGAGGCGCTCGTCATCGCAGCTCTCGTGGCGACAATACTCAGAATGTTCGTCATTGAATCGTACAGAATCCCGACGGGTTCGATGGAAAAAACCCTGCTCGCCGGCGATTTCCTTTTTGTCAACAAGTTCGTTTACGGGGCCAGGGTGCCCTTCACCGATCTCAATCTTCCCAAAGTTCGTGACGTCGGACGCGGCGACATTATCGTCTTCAAGTTTCCCCGCGACCGGAGCCTGAACTACATCAAGCGCTGCATTGCACTGCCGGGAGACAGGCTCGAAATTCGCAACCAGCAGGTCTTCATCAACGGCAAACTCGTTCCACTGCCGCCCCACGCGCAGTTCATCGGCACGAAAATGCCGCCCGGCGTGCCTGAATTCCAGATATTTCCGGCCATGTCCGATTACAACAAGGATAATTACGGCCCGATTCACATTCCGCGTAAAGGCGACGTGATCTCACTCACATCGAAGACGCTTCCGCTCTATCGCGACCTGATCGCCTACGAGGGGCACACGGTCAGTCTCGTTGGCGACCAGGTGTTCATCGATGGCGGCGCGGCGGACCGTTACACGGTTGATCGCAACTACTATTTCGCGATGGGCGACAACCGCGACAATAGCCTCGACAGCCGGTACTGGGGTTTTCTGCCGGAAAGCGACATGGTGGGCCAGGCCATGATGGTCTACTGGTCATGGGATCCCGACCTGCCGCTGGTGTTCGATCCGGTTGAAAAGATCGCCTCGATTCGCTGGAATCGCATCGGGCTGGTAGTTCACTGATCGCTGTTCGAAAGGATTGCATGGCAGATCTTGCGAAGCGAGAGCAGCTCGTCCGCCGGTCTGAACGGGAAGAAACTGAGGTCGGAGCATTCGATCCGAAGTTCCGCGATTTCTAAAACGGAACGGTTCGTTCTTTGGCTTTCGTCATTTCTGATCGGGATCAGTTCGAGATTTTTCAGCATCAGTGAATTCAGGTCAGCGCCTGACCTGAGCGAGCCGATGTCGATCCGGTATCGCTGGCCGGCCTCGGTGATGAAGCGTTGCTTGAGATGGCGCTTGAAGGAGTGGTCCAGCCAGAAATTCAGCGATAGCCATACCGCGAGGTATGCCAAGGCAAAAATCATTCCCGGCGAGAGGAAGAGTGCAGTGAACCACTTTTTGCCGGATTCGCGTTTAATTTTCATGGAGACAGCTGCTTGATTACCGATAAGAGAACCAGTTTGCTGGTCATCGTTCTATATGATTATTGCCGGTAGCCTGAAAATGATGCAGTAGTCATGGTACTCAATATATAATTGGCGAGGCTACCTTCATATGATTTTTTTACTTTATCGTAGCATTCAATAATTCATGATCAGATCTTTTTCGGAACAGGCGGCAGACTCTCCCGAGGAGCCGTCTTTTAACCTGACCCCACTGGTCAGAACCTTCCAGGCCGACACGGAAACCCCGGTATCGGTATACCTCAAACTCCAGCGCCCCTACTCCTGCCTGCTCGAATCGGTCGAGGGGGAGGAGCGCATGGCGCGTTACTCCTATATCGCCGTAGATCCGGTGGCCGTGCTCAAGGGAATGGTGGGCGGCGAAATTTCTCTCGACGTGCGCGACAAGCGCTACGCGGCGTTGTCCGCCATTGTCGAACAGGAGAGCGACCTTCGCGCCGTCGTCGATCGCTGCATGGCGATGTTCACCTCTGAAGAGCTCCCGCGCCGCAAGAGCGGTTCGCAGCAGATGAGCACCTCCGGCGTGTTCGGCTACTTCGGTTACGATACCCTGCATCTCATCGAAAAGATTCCCGCGCCCGAAAAGCCCGACCCGGCGCAAATGCCCGACCTCTGCCTGCTCTTCTGCGATACGTTGGTCATCTTCGACAACGTGATGCGCAAGCTTTTTCTGGTGGCCAACTATCTCGACACCGCCGATCGCGCTCGCGCTGAAAGCAAGATCGACGAGCTGGCGGCGCTCTTGCAGGAGCCGCTCGTGCCCGCCCTCGTGCCGTTTCAGCCGGAGCAGCCGGAGCCGGTCGTTTCCAACACCACACGCGACGAGTACTACGCCAAGGTGCTCAAGGCCAAGGAGTACATTCTCAGCGGCGACATCTTTCAGGTGCAGATTTCGCAGCGTCTGAAACGCACGCTGCACACCCGGCCGTTCGACGTCTACCGCGTGCTGCGCACGATAAATCCTTCGCCCTATCTCTACTTTTTCGACTTCGAGGATTTCCACGTTGTCGGCTCCTCGCCCGAACTGCTGGTCAAAGTCGAGCGCGACCACACCGGACGCCGCATCGTCGATACCCGCCCGATCGCCGGCACGCGGCGGCGCGGCGAGACGTTCGAGGAGGACGAGCGCAACGCCCGGGAGCTGATCTCCGACGAGAAGGAGCGGGCCGAGCACCTGATGCTCATCGACCTGAGCCGCAACGACATCGGGCGCATCGCCAAAATCGGCACGGTCGAGACCAACGAGATGATGGTGATCGAAAAGTACTCGCACGTCATGCACATCGTCAGCAACGTGCGCGGCGAGCTGCAGGAGGGGCTGACAGCGATGGACGCCTTCTGGTCGTGCTTCCCGGCGGGCACGCTCACCGGCGCGCCGAAGGTTCGGGCGATGGAGATTATCTACGAGCTGGAGACGGAGAAGCGCGGTCTGTACGGCGGCGCGGTGGGCTACCTCGATTTCCGTGGCCAGCTCAACACGGCCATCGCCATCCGCACGATGGTGATTCGTGACGGCGTGATCTATTTCCAGGCAGCGGGTGGCATCGTGGCCGACTCGACGCCCGAATTCGAATATGAAGAAACCATGAACAAAATGAGGGCCGGACTGACGGCTCTCGAAAGTATTGAGAAATCTCTCTGATCAACCTCAAAACTTCAACTCGGAATGAAGCAGAAACTGACGATGCTCAAATCGGCGGCGCTGGTATCTGTTGGCATTACAGCGGGAGCGCTCGCTTTTTCGAATCTCGACTTTTCATTGCACGGAGGCCGTGACGGCGGAGTCACGGTCGCCAACCATCCCCGGAGCGGCATAGCGGCCGAGACCCTGCGCAACCATCCGATACGGACGCTCGCCGACCTCAACGACGCTTTCGTGGCGATTGCCGAATCGGCCACCTCTTCGGTGGTGACGATCTACACCGAAACCGAAGTCGAGCGCCGGATCATGACCCCATTCGATTTCTTTGGCCGGTCGTTCGGTGAGCTGTTCGATTTTCCGGCGAACGAAGAGCCAGGCGTTCGCAAGGATGTGATCCACGGGCTTGGATCGGGCGTTATCGTCAGCGCGGATGGCTACATTCTGACCAACAACCACGTGATCGACCGGGCCGGAGCCATTTCGGTCATGACCTCCGATAACCGGAAATTCACGGCGAAGATCGTGGGGACCGATCCGCGCACCGACCTGGCCGTGCTGAAGATTTCCGCTTCTGGCCTCAAGCCGATCGCCATCGGCGACAGCGACAGGCTGCGAGCCGGCGAGTTGGTGATCGCCATCGGCAGTCCGCTCGGCAGGAATCTCGCCCGTTCGGTCACGCAGGGCATCGTCAGCGCCAAAGGGCGCGTCAATGTCGGCCTGGCCGAATACGAGGATTTCATCCAGACCGACGCAGCCATCAACCCCGGCAACTCCGGCGGTCCGCTGGTGAACATCGGCGGCGAGCTGGTCGGCATCAACAC
This genomic window from Chlorobaculum limnaeum contains:
- a CDS encoding DegQ family serine endoprotease; amino-acid sequence: MKQKLTMLKSAALVSVGITAGALAFSNLDFSLHGGRDGGVTVANHPRSGIAAETLRNHPIRTLADLNDAFVAIAESATSSVVTIYTETEVERRIMTPFDFFGRSFGELFDFPANEEPGVRKDVIHGLGSGVIVSADGYILTNNHVIDRAGAISVMTSDNRKFTAKIVGTDPRTDLAVLKISASGLKPIAIGDSDRLRAGELVIAIGSPLGRNLARSVTQGIVSAKGRVNVGLAEYEDFIQTDAAINPGNSGGPLVNIGGELVGINTAIASRTGGFDGIGFAVPSNMAYRVYISLLRHGKVVRGYLGVTIEDADDGTAKGFQPGTTGGARVGTVVQGSPAARAGLKSGDVILEFNGRPVSSAAELRSQIASQAPGSNAVVLIERAGAQLTLNARLEALPENATVLAESAGTASELLGFTVSPLSAELARNYKLKANSQRLVVTSVSESSRAFSIGIRPGDMIISVDKKPVASVAAFNAIAAEKKKGDMLSLLVERGWSQMYFAFNL